AACAAGCGACTCAGGACGGCAGCATGGCCATAGTCCCCTTGCGGTATACCGTCATCATCAGGGTGCACCTTCGCTTCAGGCTCAAATATCGGTGCTGCTTCGACAAGCTGCAGCAGTCTCCCCTTTGTTCCGCCTCGTGCTAACCAGTCAGAAACATCGCCTCCAGGCGGCAGGTCCAGCAGTTCGACAACCTTCACCTCTGCCGCCACATCAAGAAGGCTCTCAGCTACTTGTTTAGCGTGTTCCTTGCCTACCTGGTCGTTGTCGGGCAGTATCGCCACTCGGCGTTCTGTTAACTCCTTGGTGTACTCCTGCGACCATTTCTTTGCGCCACCAACGTTGGTTGTGGCTAACAGTCCCAGCTTCGCCAGGTTGTCAGCGTCCTTTTCGCCCTCGACAACGAATGCCCACTCGTTCTTATTCGCTTGCCTCAAGGCAGGAAGGTGGTACAAAACCCTTTGGACGCCCTTCAGGTTCCATAGCCAGCCGCCGTTGCCATCGGGCCGTCTTTGTCTGAAGTCTTTGGGAAGATAGCGAACAACTTGGTACAGCAGCCTGCCGCCCTCATCCTGATAGTCATAAGTGGCGACAATCGAACGACCGCTGGCGATGTCGGCAATCTCAAGGTGTCGGGCCAAGTGAGTTATGCCACCGCCAGCACTGCAGACATCACAGAACCAAACCTGCTTGTCGGGGTTCCAACGGGCTGATGGGTTGTGGTCATCGTGACAAGGACAAAGGAAGCGGATCTCGGCGCCTTCCTTACGCCCTTGCCGTTCCCAGATAGCGTTTTCGACTTCTGATAGTGTTGCTGTGTTCATATCGTTCACTCTCACAGTGCGAGAGCAGTCTGCTTCGTGTCTTGCTGTTTCGGTTCGTTCAGTCGAATGGTCGTCTCAGCGTATTGCCAGTTGGGGAAGTTGGTCGGTTCCATCTTGTCGATATGGATGTAGAATTCAGCCCCAGCCCCAGGGCCTAAGTAACCCAGCTTTCGTAAATCAGCCAGCGAAATCCGCCAAGCTTCACGGGTTAAGTCCCTGCGGAAGTAGAGCCAAAGACAGCCACAAGCTTCAGCGTAGTCCAATACTACAAGGGGCACGCTGACAACCTTATCCACGCCTGCCTGAAAACGATGGGCGATCCCCAGAATTGGCTCGCCATTCACAAAAGTAACCTTCCCTACGGTGCACCACCGGCCACGCTTGGAAACCTGTAGCGCCAGGGGCTCCCCCGTGGTAAAATGCTGTGGGGTGCTAGCACCCCGTAAAGTCTGCCCGTTGCCCCCACCAGCTTGCCAAGCCGAAGGGTAGCGGGCTCTATTGTTCAGGTGTTGCATCTTGCTGATCCTCCGCTTCGGGAAACGGCCCCATTTCGGGAAATAGCTTCAGTGCCCTCAGGATTAAAACTTCCGCTTCAAAACAAACACTGCGGCATTCCTTGACTGCAAGTTCAATCAGTCGGTTCGTCGCTTCAGCGCTTAGATCAATCTTGATACGCATGAAAAACCTCCTTATGAATTTAGTTCACAAGGAGGTTACAACAGATGATGTGGCAAATAATAGGATAATAATTCGTTATTTTGTATCTGAGAGCAGCTTCTGCCAATTGCGATATGTCGTTTTGCTACACCAACTCCTTAGAGAGCGTGCTTCGCACCCTGCCACGTTATGGGCACTTCTTAAGTAGTCGGCTACCCTTTCTTGTGATGGGTGCTTTCCTTCTGCTCGGATTGCTCGAATCCCCTTTTTTGCTGCTTCAATAAACAATTCCGGGCTAGGAAATATCCCGCTCCACTCCGGCCGCCCTCTGCGTGTTAACTTTTTAAGTAAAGTCAGGCTAGCTCTGGCGTGATTCCAATCGCCCTTAGTGTGTTCGTGCTCAAGTCCGCAAAGACTGATACGCTCCCCCAGACTGGGATGCCAACGCACCTGAAGATACAACGGGCTATCGGGGCGCTGCACCCTTAGCTCGTACAACTGTACAATCTCGCCTCCTAGGTCAAGGCAGGGCGGGACTGCATTTGGCGTCAGGACGCCAAGACCATTTGCTTGGTAAGGGCGCCACAGTTCGCCCCACAGTGGCGCTAACTCATCTCCCTGGTACTTCACCAGACGAATCTCGCTATCCTTTGGCATCCCGTAGTAAGCCCTCAGCTGATTCAATTGCTCTCCCGTTAGCGTTTTTTCTCTGTAAGAAACACCGACCACATGATCATAGATGATGGAATCGCTTGAAGCAGAGCCGGTCCAGCGTAAATGCTCTTGAGTCAATTCTGTACCTCCGATTAGGTAATAGTTGGCTGCCAGGCTGTCGCCTGAATCGGCAGGTAACACTTGCGGGCGTTGTACACACGCCACCCGGCATCAAGGGAATTATACACCAATTATACGCCGCTGCTCAATCTGATTTAATCCCACTTCGGTGCACCTAGAAAGGAAGAAGGGCTTTTCTCGCTAGCTCTTTTGGGCATCGATATATCCCGCTCCCACTTCACCGAACCCCTTCCTTCTGAAGGGCCTGCCATCTAGTGGCCTTAGCCGCACGGTCTCTAGGGGCGGTACTCACTTCGGTCCAATTTGGCCCTTGTTCTTCTCTTCCTTCCAGGGGAGGACTCATTGCAACAACCGCAGAAAATCTACCAAGTCACTTGTATCACAGCGGGGGGATAAGTATGGATTCTCTGTAAGATAACCGACCGCCGTACCGGTGTAAATATAGATAGAGGGCGGCGTCATTGTGTAGGGATTGTAAGCACTCAAAGCGCTGTAAGGGCTACCATAAGTTCCATACTTGTTCATGATACTGGTGGCGCTGTAAGGGCTACCGTAGGTGCCGTACTTGTTCATGATGGAATCCTCAAGGTAGCGGTCGTGTGAAATTACACCAAGGTACTGGCCATCATCCGCTAGCAGATAGGACGTGCCATCTAGGTCCGCACACGTCAGTGAGCCGCCAGGTAGTGGGGTTAAGGTAGGTAGAGGCGTTGCCGTTGGTAGCGCCTGTGTTGGCGTAGCTGTAGGTATTGGAGTCGCTGTTGGCAAAGGTGGCACGGGCGACGCAGTAGCTGTAGGCATTGGCGGTGGTCCTTCGATGGAACCATCGAAGAGCTTGAATACCACTGGCAGATATACAGTGTACGGGCCAGGATACGGGCCAGGATAAGCAATTTCCATAGGGTTATTACCTTGGAATAGTCCTCCTATGCCTGCCATCACCACCATCAACAGCACAGTTGCTAGCAAGCGCATCATTATCATCACCTCCGAAGCAATTTAGCCCTAGTCTACCACGTTGTCAGCCTTAAGAACGCTTTCCATCGCCTGGGCTGCCAGCTTGTCCCCGTCGCCTAGCACGTGGGTGTACACCTGCATAGTCACTGTGGGCGAACTGTGGCCAGCCCTAGCTTGCGCCACCTTGACGGGCACGCCGTTCATCGCTAGCAGGCTAAGATGCAGATGGCGCAGGCTGTGTATCATTATCACGGGCAAGCCTAGCTTTTTGCATACACCTACCAGGCTTCGGCGTAAATTGCTTCTCAAAGGCGTAGTCCCTACCTCAGACACAAACACTCGCATCGATGCCGCCTTAGCCTTCTGCATCTTCAAGGCTTCAAGGCCAAACGCTGGCAGGGTGATGGTCCGAACGCCGCTCCTGGTCTTCGGCGCATCTTCTATCGCCTTGTTGTCTACCTGCACTACTTGGCGTTCAATCCTGATAGTGTCCTTGTGCCAGTCGATATCGCTCCAGCGTAAGCCTAACGCCTCGCCTAGCCTGCATCCGCTGGCTAAGAGAAACACAAACAGGCTGGAATAGGTCCCACCCTTGCCTTCAAGCATCGCCCTAAGGAACATCTGTATCTGTTCAGGCTCCCACAACCTTTTCTCTCTTGGTCGATACTTGGGCACATCTACTACTGCCAAGGGATTGCTGGCAATCAGTCCCCATCGTTCAGCATCGGCCAGGGCTTTGTGAAGCATCCTGTAGACGCCTAGCGATGTGCGCTTGCTGGTCTTGTCCAGTTCGGCAAAGAATTGGGCCAGTTTGAAGGGAGTAAGCTTGGCCAGGGGGATTTGGCCTAGAGAGGCAATCTTAGCCGCATCATAGATGTATCTCTCTTTGGTGCTAGGCCGTAGATGAGAGGCAGCTTGCTTCAACCAGTTGGTGAGATAATCGCTTAGTGTGACCTTACCCGCATTGGGCAAGCGCTGGTTCTTGCGGGCTGTCTCCTGCAGCGCTTTGAGCTTTTGGACCGCTTCGCTTCTGGTCTTGCCATAGACGATCTTGCGGATGCCGCCAACTTGCAGGCTAGCCTGCCAACGGCCATCTTTGCGTTGCAGGATAGAGCCTTCGCCATGAGCACGGATAGGCATTGAATGAATCGTCCTTTCCGCCCTGGCGAAGTGTTGTAAAAGTGTTGTACGGGGTCAAAAGAGGGAAAAATTAAGCGGTTTCTCTCAATTATAGGAGTACTTGGCACCCCCTGGGCGACCCGAACCCCCGACACCTGGTTCCGAAGACCAGTGCTCTATT
This genomic stretch from Chloroflexota bacterium harbors:
- a CDS encoding site-specific integrase — its product is MPIRAHGEGSILQRKDGRWQASLQVGGIRKIVYGKTRSEAVQKLKALQETARKNQRLPNAGKVTLSDYLTNWLKQAASHLRPSTKERYIYDAAKIASLGQIPLAKLTPFKLAQFFAELDKTSKRTSLGVYRMLHKALADAERWGLIASNPLAVVDVPKYRPREKRLWEPEQIQMFLRAMLEGKGGTYSSLFVFLLASGCRLGEALGLRWSDIDWHKDTIRIERQVVQVDNKAIEDAPKTRSGVRTITLPAFGLEALKMQKAKAASMRVFVSEVGTTPLRSNLRRSLVGVCKKLGLPVIMIHSLRHLHLSLLAMNGVPVKVAQARAGHSSPTVTMQVYTHVLGDGDKLAAQAMESVLKADNVVD